The following nucleotide sequence is from Pirellulales bacterium.
ATAGCGGTAGCGCCCCGATGACCAGACTCGGCCGCGTTTCTGGCGATTAGCACACATCGCGATACGCCTCCAGCGTTCGCTCGGCCGCGATGCGCCAAGTAAAGCTCTTCATCACATGCGCGGCCAATCGCGAGTCGCGTCCGCGATCGATTGCTTGTTCCACAGCGGCGCGAATTGAACGCCGCGAACCAGGCCGGGCATAGCTGGCAAAGTCGCCAAAGTACTCGCGAGTGGAACCGCGCTCGGTGAGCGCCAACGGGGCGCCAGTCATGGCCGCCTCAATCGCCGCCAGCCCTGGAGTTTCAAACCAACTCACCAGCGCCAAACACCGACAAGCGGCGTATGCGCTAGCCAGCCGAGGATCCAAGTTGCCGATGCGCGGCAGGAAGTGAACGTTGTCCCCCGCCTCGTGGCGGCAAGCGTCGAGGTAGTCCTCCTGCCCTGGCACAACTTCACCGAGGAACACGACCGGATGGTGGCTGCCGCGCAGGGCGCGCAAGAAACCGAGTTGATTCTTGCGCGGCTCGATGCGACCCACGTACAAAATGAAGTCGCGCAGGCCGTACTCGCGCTCAAATAATTGCGCGTCGGCCTCGGCGAAATTCGGATCGGCCGCATTCGGCACGACAGTTTGCCGCTGGCAATCGATTCCCACATGGCGCTCGATCTGCGCTGCCTCCGCCATCGAATTGGGCAACAACCGATCGACCGCCAGGTACAGCCGCCGCCGC
It contains:
- a CDS encoding glycosyltransferase — translated: RRRLYLAVDRLLPNSMAEAAQIERHVGIDCQRQTVVPNAADPNFAEADAQLFEREYGLRDFILYVGRIEPRKNQLGFLRALRGSHHPVVFLGEVVPGQEDYLDACRHEAGDNVHFLPRIGNLDPRLASAYAACRCLALVSWFETPGLAAIEAAMTGAPLALTERGSTREYFGDFASYARPGSRRSIRAAVEQAIDRGRDSRLAAHVMKSFTWRIAAERTLEAYRDVC